In Pseudomonas sp. ADAK18, a single window of DNA contains:
- a CDS encoding carboxylesterase → MNQHGIDLGEGDAGFVLGEGPVGILLIHGLTGTPTELRRVAQGLAKVGNCTVYVPTLAGHCGDNSDLQATGWLDWYEGVRKTFVGVQQRHEQVFVGGLSMGAVMSMYLASEFPGQVTGLLMYSTTLKYDGWNIHKLAFLTPLLMKIPFGVHICVFEEKPPYGIKNERLRAIVERQMKEGESSQAGLLTMEGVTVRELHRMNAVVKKRMPSIKTPALVLHSIEDDITSRWNADYVERHLGGQVTKVLLDNCYHMITVDLQYRRVIELSADFIQQHAQAIEAPEDYRQQALA, encoded by the coding sequence GTGAACCAGCACGGGATCGACCTCGGTGAAGGTGATGCCGGCTTCGTTCTCGGCGAAGGTCCGGTCGGGATCCTGTTGATCCACGGCCTGACCGGCACCCCGACGGAACTCCGTCGGGTGGCCCAGGGCCTGGCCAAAGTGGGTAATTGCACGGTGTACGTGCCGACCTTGGCCGGGCACTGCGGGGACAACAGCGACCTGCAAGCCACCGGCTGGCTGGACTGGTACGAAGGTGTGCGCAAAACGTTCGTCGGCGTGCAGCAACGGCATGAGCAAGTGTTTGTCGGTGGTTTATCCATGGGCGCGGTCATGTCGATGTACCTGGCTTCGGAGTTTCCGGGTCAGGTCACCGGCCTGCTGATGTACTCCACGACGTTGAAGTACGACGGCTGGAACATCCACAAGTTGGCGTTCCTGACGCCATTGCTGATGAAGATTCCATTCGGCGTGCACATCTGTGTCTTCGAGGAGAAGCCCCCCTACGGCATCAAGAACGAGCGCCTGCGCGCGATCGTCGAGCGGCAGATGAAGGAAGGGGAGAGCAGCCAGGCCGGTTTGTTGACCATGGAGGGCGTGACGGTGCGCGAGTTGCACCGCATGAACGCCGTGGTCAAGAAGCGCATGCCGTCGATCAAGACCCCTGCGCTGGTGCTGCATTCCATCGAGGACGACATCACCAGCCGCTGGAACGCCGATTACGTGGAACGCCATCTCGGCGGCCAGGTGACCAAGGTCCTGTTGGACAACTGCTACCACATGATCACCGTCGACCTGCAATACCGTCGGGTGATCGAGTTGAGCGCCGACTTTATCCAACAACATGCCCAGGCCATCGAGGCCCCTGAAGATTATCGACAGCAAGCCCTGGCTTAA
- a CDS encoding aspartate aminotransferase family protein, whose translation MSDIRIATAEDQVLLDKEAKYCSYGDTVHYIDPPRIFSRCEGSYVWDTEDQAYLDLQMWYSAVNFGYANPRLNNALKQQIDTLPQIASQYLHKGKIELSEMIAVDAKNKFGLDGRVHFNVGGSQSIEDSLKVVRNASNGKSLMFAFEGGYHGRTLGASSITSSFRYRRRYGHFGERANFIPFPYHFRGPKGMTKEEYGSHCVQQFARLFETEYNGVWDPKTNQCEYAAFYVEPIQGTGGYVIPPMNFYSELKHVLDQHGILMVCDEIQMGFWRTGKLWSIEHFDVKPDVIVFGKALTNGLNPLGGIWAREELINPKIFPPGSTHSTFASNPLGTAVGLEMFKMTSEVDYGAMVMAKGKYFLSGLQELQKRFPIIGDVDGLGLALRCEICTADGFTPDKATLDYMVEEGMKGDMVVDGQKLGLILDVGGYYKNVITLAPSLEISYPEIDLGLKLLEQLLVRATKR comes from the coding sequence ATGTCTGATATCCGCATCGCTACCGCAGAAGACCAGGTTCTTCTGGATAAAGAAGCCAAGTACTGCTCCTACGGCGATACCGTTCACTACATCGACCCTCCGCGCATTTTCAGCCGTTGCGAAGGCTCCTATGTATGGGACACCGAAGACCAGGCTTACCTCGACCTGCAAATGTGGTACTCGGCCGTTAACTTCGGTTACGCCAACCCGCGCCTGAACAACGCGCTGAAACAGCAGATCGATACCCTGCCGCAAATCGCCAGCCAGTACCTGCACAAAGGCAAGATCGAGCTTTCGGAAATGATCGCAGTCGATGCCAAGAACAAGTTCGGCCTCGACGGTCGCGTGCACTTCAACGTCGGCGGTTCGCAGTCCATCGAAGACTCCCTGAAAGTGGTGCGTAACGCTTCCAACGGCAAGAGCCTGATGTTCGCCTTCGAAGGCGGCTACCACGGTCGTACCCTCGGCGCGTCGTCGATCACTTCCAGCTTCCGTTATCGTCGCCGCTACGGCCACTTTGGCGAGCGTGCCAACTTCATCCCGTTCCCGTACCACTTCCGTGGCCCGAAAGGCATGACCAAGGAAGAATACGGCAGCCACTGCGTGCAGCAGTTCGCTCGTTTGTTCGAGACTGAATACAACGGCGTGTGGGACCCAAAAACCAATCAGTGTGAATACGCAGCCTTCTACGTCGAGCCGATCCAGGGCACCGGCGGCTACGTGATCCCGCCGATGAACTTCTATAGCGAGCTCAAGCACGTCCTCGACCAGCACGGCATCCTGATGGTTTGCGACGAAATCCAGATGGGCTTCTGGCGTACCGGCAAGCTGTGGTCGATCGAACACTTCGACGTCAAACCTGACGTGATCGTTTTCGGTAAGGCACTGACTAACGGCCTGAACCCGCTGGGCGGTATCTGGGCCCGTGAAGAGCTGATCAACCCGAAGATCTTCCCACCAGGTTCCACCCACTCCACCTTCGCATCGAACCCACTGGGTACTGCGGTAGGCCTGGAAATGTTCAAGATGACCAGCGAAGTTGACTACGGCGCGATGGTCATGGCCAAGGGCAAATACTTCCTGTCCGGCCTGCAAGAGCTGCAAAAGCGCTTCCCGATTATCGGCGACGTCGACGGCCTGGGCCTAGCGCTGCGTTGCGAAATCTGCACCGCCGACGGCTTCACTCCGGACAAGGCCACCCTGGACTATATGGTCGAGGAAGGCATGAAGGGCGACATGGTGGTTGACGGGCAGAAACTGGGCCTGATCCTCGACGTGGGCGGCTACTACAAGAACGTGATCACCCTGGCACCGTCGCTGGAAATCAGCTACCCGGAAATCGACCTGGGTCTGAAGCTGCTCGAACAACTGCTGGTGCGGGCGACCAAGCGGTGA
- a CDS encoding MtnX-like HAD-IB family phosphatase has translation MIHWHIVCDFDGTITPTDVIDNVLQRFAGPEWETIEQEWLDGHIGSRECLSRQLALIKATPAELLAYFDSVEIDPDFPDFVDHVIGLGASIEVVSDGIEQGIARILSRNYVTLLPILANRLRQVDQNSWRIDFPYSSDACRAASGNCKCKSTPRNKRVLVIGDGKSDMCVASTADFVFAKGSLAEYCETNNIPYARFDTFAEVPALLAQLPQGMAANATSFNTSSDNQELFHHV, from the coding sequence ATGATCCACTGGCATATCGTGTGTGACTTCGACGGGACCATCACCCCTACCGATGTCATCGACAACGTCCTCCAACGTTTCGCCGGCCCCGAGTGGGAAACCATCGAACAGGAATGGCTGGATGGGCATATCGGCTCCCGCGAATGCCTGAGCCGCCAATTGGCCCTGATCAAGGCGACCCCGGCCGAATTGCTGGCGTACTTCGACAGCGTCGAAATCGATCCCGACTTCCCGGACTTCGTCGATCACGTCATCGGCCTGGGTGCCTCCATCGAAGTGGTCAGCGACGGTATCGAGCAAGGCATTGCGCGGATTCTGTCGCGCAACTACGTGACTTTGCTGCCGATCCTCGCCAACCGCCTGCGTCAGGTCGACCAGAACAGCTGGCGCATCGACTTCCCGTACTCCAGCGACGCCTGCCGTGCCGCGTCCGGTAACTGCAAGTGCAAATCCACCCCGCGCAACAAACGCGTGCTGGTGATCGGCGACGGCAAGTCAGACATGTGTGTGGCGTCCACTGCCGACTTCGTCTTCGCCAAAGGCAGCCTGGCCGAGTATTGCGAAACCAACAACATCCCTTACGCGCGCTTCGACACCTTTGCCGAAGTGCCTGCGCTGCTGGCCCAACTGCCTCAGGGCATGGCCGCCAACGCCACCTCTTTCAACACTTCTTCTGATAATCAGGAACTCTTCCACCATGTCTGA
- a CDS encoding MipA/OmpV family protein gives MFRVTSAVFAGLLGLWGFSGTAMADGITGEAGLGISYQPHDPTGSRYETVPVPYFDLDWGDVSLGTDDGLTWSALNTNGLSAGPYINYLPGRTANGSLRGLRNVSNMAEIGGFIQYAPADFWRVYAQVGRAVGGGHDQSGVLGKVGGELGYPLGGGIIGSSSLMAHFADGRQAQTYFGVDANESAASGFRPYNASGGFQNLTLTQSFEFPLAPNWSLLTSASWVHLVGSAADSSIVKQTGDVNQGQVQTAISYKFD, from the coding sequence ATGTTCAGGGTTACCTCTGCTGTATTCGCCGGCCTGCTTGGCCTGTGGGGCTTTTCAGGCACCGCAATGGCGGACGGGATTACCGGTGAAGCAGGCCTGGGTATCAGTTATCAGCCCCACGATCCCACCGGCAGCCGTTATGAAACCGTGCCTGTTCCGTATTTCGACCTGGATTGGGGAGATGTCAGTCTTGGTACCGACGACGGCTTGACCTGGAGCGCCCTCAACACCAACGGTCTCAGCGCCGGCCCCTACATCAATTACCTGCCGGGACGCACCGCCAACGGTTCGCTGCGGGGCTTGCGCAACGTGTCGAACATGGCCGAGATCGGCGGCTTTATCCAATACGCGCCCGCCGACTTTTGGCGGGTCTACGCCCAAGTGGGTCGGGCCGTCGGCGGTGGTCATGATCAAAGTGGCGTGCTGGGCAAGGTCGGCGGCGAACTGGGTTACCCCCTGGGTGGCGGGATCATCGGCAGCAGCAGCCTGATGGCGCACTTTGCCGATGGGCGCCAGGCCCAGACCTATTTTGGCGTCGACGCTAACGAATCCGCGGCTTCCGGCTTTCGCCCCTACAACGCCAGCGGCGGCTTCCAGAACCTGACATTGACCCAGAGCTTCGAGTTTCCCCTCGCGCCCAACTGGTCGCTGCTGACCAGTGCCAGTTGGGTACACCTGGTGGGTTCGGCGGCAGACAGCAGCATCGTCAAGCAGACCGGGGATGTGAACCAGGGCCAGGTACAGACGGCCATCAGCTACAAATTCGATTAA
- a CDS encoding fatty acid desaturase: MARPAYRLLAHSLWDLVPIALGVAHFAFVIWLVTAFHSLSWWAIVPLALVYAVSLSWSINSISHNQIHNAYFTQAWMNRGFDLLLSVTIGFSQTLYRDIHNRHHRGNSDLPGPNGQTIDPLSIYLRGKDGQPENPWAYTFLSFFRDDPKPFYEEMKRKRPADARWVKVEIYVTVAFYIALAFYNWQAVLWLLPFWYLGQCLSSLNGYYEHFGGNPDLPIAWGVSSYSVLYNLIWMNNGYHAEHHYRPKMHWTKMKAFHREIAQQQREAGVKDIPVSHGLGFLVAHRKP, encoded by the coding sequence ATGGCTCGCCCCGCTTATCGCCTGCTCGCCCATTCGCTGTGGGACCTGGTTCCCATTGCGCTGGGCGTGGCGCATTTCGCTTTTGTCATCTGGTTGGTAACGGCTTTCCACAGCCTGTCCTGGTGGGCCATCGTGCCCCTGGCACTGGTGTATGCCGTCAGCCTGTCGTGGAGCATCAACAGCATTTCCCATAACCAGATTCACAACGCCTACTTCACCCAGGCCTGGATGAACCGTGGGTTCGATCTGCTGCTGTCAGTGACCATCGGTTTCTCGCAAACGCTCTACCGTGATATCCACAATCGCCATCACCGTGGCAACTCCGACCTGCCGGGGCCGAACGGCCAAACCATCGACCCGCTGTCGATCTACTTGCGAGGCAAGGACGGCCAGCCCGAAAACCCTTGGGCCTACACGTTCCTCAGCTTTTTCCGCGACGACCCCAAGCCGTTCTATGAGGAAATGAAGCGCAAACGCCCGGCGGATGCCCGCTGGGTCAAAGTGGAGATCTACGTGACGGTGGCGTTCTACATCGCCCTGGCGTTTTACAACTGGCAGGCGGTGCTCTGGCTGTTGCCGTTCTGGTATTTGGGCCAATGCCTGTCGTCCCTCAACGGCTACTACGAGCACTTCGGCGGCAACCCGGACTTGCCGATTGCCTGGGGTGTGAGTTCTTACAGCGTGCTGTACAACCTGATCTGGATGAACAACGGCTACCACGCCGAGCACCACTACCGGCCGAAGATGCATTGGACGAAAATGAAGGCGTTTCACCGCGAGATTGCTCAGCAGCAGCGTGAGGCGGGGGTGAAAGATATTCCGGTGTCCCATGGCCTGGGATTTTTGGTGGCTCACCGTAAACCCTGA
- a CDS encoding EamA family transporter, which produces MNSENISMSPVRPEGWLHGRLGTVVLWALLICTESAGQLFTKVAGDQLGQMDFTLQWLWDVARNPGILAAIGSYIGAFFVWMLILRRSSLSLAFPLSSLVFVVVLLGSWLGLGEHISFLHWVGVAVIIGGIVLLAEGEEN; this is translated from the coding sequence ATGAACTCAGAGAATATTTCCATGAGCCCCGTTCGCCCCGAGGGCTGGCTGCACGGGCGCCTGGGTACCGTGGTGCTGTGGGCGTTGCTGATTTGTACCGAAAGTGCCGGGCAACTATTCACCAAAGTGGCCGGCGATCAACTGGGGCAGATGGACTTCACCCTGCAATGGTTGTGGGATGTGGCGAGAAACCCGGGAATCCTGGCGGCCATTGGCAGCTATATCGGCGCGTTTTTTGTGTGGATGCTGATTTTGCGCCGCAGTAGCCTGTCCCTGGCGTTTCCGCTGAGTTCGTTGGTGTTTGTGGTGGTGTTACTCGGTTCCTGGCTGGGCCTGGGTGAGCACATCAGCTTTCTACACTGGGTGGGCGTGGCGGTGATTATTGGCGGGATTGTGTTGTTGGCTGAGGGTGAAGAGAACTAA
- a CDS encoding transporter, producing MTLTVVLLVAFSIVLDVIGQLCFKLGLDRLPELEGGFRLNAFWGQVFNAPLLWAGIAAYAIEFFVWLEALSRAPLSLLFPAAALAYCGVVLAGKVVLGETVSRRRWLGTFVITAGVMLVAISGTQA from the coding sequence GTGACCCTGACTGTGGTGCTGTTGGTGGCCTTTTCCATCGTGCTCGATGTGATCGGTCAACTGTGTTTCAAATTGGGCCTGGATCGCCTGCCGGAACTGGAGGGCGGTTTTCGCCTGAATGCATTCTGGGGGCAGGTGTTTAACGCACCCTTGCTGTGGGCGGGTATTGCCGCCTACGCCATTGAATTTTTTGTCTGGCTCGAAGCCTTGTCCCGCGCGCCATTGAGCCTGCTGTTTCCGGCAGCGGCGCTGGCGTATTGCGGCGTAGTGCTTGCCGGCAAGGTAGTACTCGGGGAAACCGTCAGCCGCCGACGCTGGTTGGGCACTTTCGTGATCACGGCCGGCGTCATGCTGGTGGCTATTTCAGGGACGCAAGCATGA
- a CDS encoding arginase, translated as MNILDLDHSLTAQDPIARRLASGLATRMDLLDLGPKLRLWSTEKTYKRFAERLAQRPRPTGARPEIFFVGSGDYHHLTPAFLADLKEPISLIHFDNHPDWVRFAPRRHCGSWVNRALKMPAIKRIVTLGPCSDDLHNPQLRGGNLGALKRGDLQLFPWQHPPSKVWGRVGDGAGHEQQEDHLHWRNLAELDWATFLTQMIASLPTEAIWITIDKDVLASEDAATNWDQGGMRLTHLLQALRALAASKRIIGIDVCGEFAQPAFSNALKRWEAKSDQPPAERWSDEDLLRNSATNEALINLFEELFP; from the coding sequence TTGAACATTCTTGACCTCGACCACAGCCTCACGGCTCAGGATCCGATTGCCCGGCGTCTTGCCAGTGGCCTTGCCACGCGCATGGACTTGCTGGACCTGGGCCCGAAACTGCGCCTGTGGTCCACCGAAAAAACCTACAAGCGGTTTGCCGAACGTCTGGCCCAGCGGCCCCGGCCTACCGGCGCAAGGCCGGAAATCTTCTTCGTCGGGTCCGGTGATTACCATCACCTGACACCGGCCTTTCTCGCTGATCTCAAAGAACCCATCAGCCTGATTCACTTCGATAACCACCCCGACTGGGTCCGTTTTGCGCCTCGTCGCCACTGCGGCTCATGGGTCAACCGGGCGCTGAAAATGCCGGCCATCAAGCGCATCGTCACGCTCGGGCCGTGCAGCGATGATTTGCACAACCCACAACTGCGTGGCGGCAATCTCGGCGCCCTGAAACGCGGGGATTTGCAGCTATTTCCCTGGCAGCACCCGCCGTCGAAAGTCTGGGGCCGGGTCGGCGATGGCGCAGGCCACGAGCAACAGGAAGACCATCTGCATTGGCGCAACCTGGCTGAGCTGGACTGGGCTACGTTCCTGACGCAGATGATCGCCAGTCTGCCCACCGAGGCGATCTGGATCACCATCGACAAGGACGTGCTCGCCAGCGAAGACGCTGCCACCAACTGGGATCAAGGCGGCATGCGCCTGACCCATTTGCTGCAAGCCCTGCGGGCACTGGCGGCGAGCAAGCGGATCATCGGCATCGACGTGTGTGGCGAGTTTGCCCAGCCGGCCTTCAGTAATGCGCTCAAACGCTGGGAAGCCAAGTCTGACCAACCCCCCGCCGAACGCTGGAGTGATGAAGACTTGCTGCGCAATTCGGCGACCAACGAAGCGTTGATCAATCTGTTTGAGGAGCTGTTCCCGTGA
- a CDS encoding DsbA family oxidoreductase has translation MSTPLKIDFVSDVSCPWCIIGLRGLTEALDQLGPEVQAEIHFQPFELNPNMPAEGQNITEHITEKYGSTAEQSQANRAMIRDRGAEVGFAFRTDGQSRIYNTFDAHRLLHWAGLEGLQYNLKEALFKAYFTDQQNPSDHATLATIAESVGLDRKRAEEILACDEYAADVREQEQLWVSRGVSSVPTIVFNDQYAVSGGQPPEAFVGAIRQIISEAKA, from the coding sequence ATGAGTACTCCCCTGAAAATCGATTTCGTCAGCGACGTGTCCTGCCCCTGGTGCATCATCGGCCTGCGTGGCCTGACCGAGGCCCTGGACCAGTTGGGGCCTGAGGTGCAGGCCGAGATCCACTTCCAGCCCTTCGAGCTGAACCCCAACATGCCTGCCGAAGGGCAGAACATCACCGAGCACATCACTGAAAAGTACGGCTCCACTGCCGAACAGTCCCAGGCCAACCGGGCGATGATTCGCGACCGGGGTGCCGAAGTTGGCTTCGCTTTTCGCACCGATGGCCAAAGCCGTATCTACAACACCTTCGACGCCCACCGCCTGCTGCATTGGGCCGGGCTTGAGGGCTTGCAGTACAACCTCAAGGAGGCGCTGTTCAAGGCGTACTTCACCGATCAGCAGAATCCTTCCGATCACGCTACCCTGGCGACGATTGCTGAAAGTGTCGGCCTTGATCGCAAGCGTGCAGAAGAAATCCTGGCCTGCGATGAATACGCCGCCGATGTTCGCGAGCAAGAGCAGTTGTGGGTGTCCCGTGGCGTGAGCTCAGTGCCGACCATTGTCTTCAACGACCAGTACGCGGTCAGCGGCGGTCAGCCGCCGGAAGCTTTTGTCGGTGCGATTCGGCAAATCATCAGCGAAGCCAAGGCCTGA